Proteins encoded together in one Ascaphus truei isolate aAscTru1 unplaced genomic scaffold, aAscTru1.hap1 HAP1_SCAFFOLD_520, whole genome shotgun sequence window:
- the LOC142485039 gene encoding uncharacterized protein LOC142485039, which yields MFCNVAASESPDLASPAFHLRRIGRRASVPDVAEYIHFLKPTTLIGRNKDVVDYFISCLCPQGTNYISRTHARVIHTSSYHDFKLVDSSLTGVYVNDVRIDAEHILYEGDTVTFGHPSCTDIVPGTRARQPSSESYFLFERCYCETGHTSAGHVPARSSATPQIHPFPSISAVSSVKVNCGKELALRTVSPVLSSRTTSRSSDSLSEAPSESECNESLIKGSSSHTKSPSILPEAYGPGSCTDDDPAGPGVHGQITRSSSPEYDAVQLRASEEEYSQDSVFSDQSSKSSNKAQHNEDDVEGSTYDVCGFIDQDHELAAESCDITESAYSEVVHSHEDSDNGQHLYDQQERTLVECGGQRSSQTHLDVHMEEEHDLAKSDGLTYSDVQTNNPDISRDADLDMKKQVADEMCKQIPEKVHRLEGDCINGLVENQEELGSAGLLSLNVEFSQDSNLSVQDSEDSCNSHSVCEKSLDTIKDSPLHPACKPSNEDQGDARTETSRRNESHAFIDRDHENKRSIDAVTGGRAEATRSEKSSVQKSPDLSDPIHEKGFSDEQKTSLGADMRLISSDVNTDYCMEVEKQIMTFERVANIEVQPNKPANGDTSMDADLGMKKQVADEMCMQIPEKVHRLEGDCLNGLVENGEAQHIVPWRSSEAEATRLSSNHEFPQNSNLPVQISESSSNLHSCCENPSSTNKDDSLPATCKTPNERQPGANINTPSRNVSSYASNAGDCGKEKAAEAVSADVTQCPDITLYHPYPECTTEKRASCQKGKGLVANSNQANLSNHMAAGNHQLMKSEGVTSSGRKTSDTDNQGAPVGADTGSKEERTNVDYSNMPQKLHHSLILKYEKVSQPVEENETHAQEFSKMYNPDSEHDARGRPLSYPEAPDSEHDAGRRPLSYPEAPDSEHDAGRRPLSYPEAPDSEHDAVGRPLSYPEAPDSEHDAGRRPLSYPEAPDSEHDAVGRPLSYPEAPDSEHDAVGRPLASPEAPDSEHDAVGRPLSSPEAPDSEHDAVGRPLASPEAPDSEHDAVGRPLASPEAPDSELDAGRRPLSYPEAHDIHVNPSLNHSPLLSAPAVEDLMQGEPGDASLNQKENVIHAKARNTFLQEMYLEGNGITEDSIDGNVSLNQKPIDPLIYDGMDASCRNEVSCPAVQSHNGDMNTKRGREMAGLGSVYQPSTDDRPGSTYSEVQLETAPTADDNHPNDERMYTGEDEFAVSNNLFSGMEESECPGDFKSIPTDVAGEVKRAFGSTANTGWSRGLHKAGGVKRNVQGDNAGCPISKSTTHVFLRSDHVSPLDESSPAAQVSVLGERMALVRELKEEIPDEAFLVPVSSEKDTEQDLHFTVLEGQVTAAKNDIEDTFSQTIDADFEDLCEEMTCFSPPCEAAKKLEVSDSRAESSAGKRERSEKSPTAGSCDGSSLNTQMSHYTGVHHRQSIDCVQSEKSYRDHDKDDTETKTLLAVDRKKWISCSDRRKAAPVEDNFAQVVDAWNEGAAELPEAAVVCESSCLDTRVKPVSTDMQTSASERLKEEFVISPFGHINATAEDDGKLAEKQFSHMLGNADGSEEKVNMDLECTDNESRKENTVREFPTDLPGQVQNCNLNLQKATVTQPETFVQRDRNNVMEKTGLDKSLTQTDASCPLSGNEQEVENVELNDCNVGDITAFHNGNIHADGDENLSDTEKARIKEEWALASRVDVGSAVTVQESPNQWGWITDNIEEQSPFAKEDIDKRYNHPPLSVKGGDDHPAHLQGNASSGSVQQKGDHNLTIERKENMEEIEVEDLSAKSFESNWIERDKVEPFVNLGVMGKDEIEDGSNSSSGNAGCPIPHRLQKGCMSEDQREMPLTSLSPHFDIQKDSASQEITRDMDGNTSEVSDLAETDSFGKASKFHLSGSKILDNNSGEQCLVRDFNEHTNVEQMHPQSEGFDSVEVNKATNNKGSQPEQETIREGEEEAVTEQVAEKCFEESTDQISSGTDDDGILSSLSPMSFVFSNNSSARWEHSTVQESEGRNCSETKCKSPVGFHKDALHMNSVDPGQTHSCYKEQLEKQPQVSEGESSYEFHIVDVRSLSHVEESEPALDKVMKENTRSDVAVKKPCLDSGVITNLELAVARKGEGLYNTESDLESGGIVKQTEVMSKVLKTGSSHESEQVRSLYREDHPRPALNTQTDVPRSADHLIQRVSGGYDSTLPLHTSRETYNRSTREGATKLKRHFNESGICFVEEKQNPNKKRCQFQAELEDRTQISRAQDAPSHHRKVGSNQAKLVGSMVRQYFKHGVQAEQLVTSEVTSNVEKQHLLAQLVIDFFKTPNDSGGLRDGSPTKQNVTCEPKCVSSSCEHPEKKHSKGLQTGAGNPGLWETGEEQRSGAEDTADHEVSSPGSDLDKEQLFLVQMPKRKFEDCVLETGQSEGCQQDIDTKSKPGKRRATYMGPDVTGSSEPDVTGSSEPDVTGSSEPDVTGSSEPDVTGSSEPDVTGSSEPDVTGSSEPELRPGAHDNVLIDVRGLQPLDLIGSLQLSDRVSNSFKNSEKVQNNSLPQCPPSTAEGAQPVCVTHTTPSTAEAVQPVCVTHTTPSTAEGVQPVCVTHTTPSTAEGVQPVCVTHTTPSTAEGAQPVCVTHTTPSPAEAAQPRERSLYV from the exons CGGAGCACATTCTGTATGAAGGAGACACGGTCACCTTCGGTCACCCCTCCTGCACGGACATCGTCCCCGGGACCCGAGCCCGGCAGCCCAGCTCCGAGTCGTACTTCCTG TTTGAACGCTGTTACTGTGAGACGGGACACACGTCTGCTGGACATGTCCCTGCGAGGAGCAGCGCGACGCCACAG ATTCACCCGTTCCCGTCTATTTCGGCCGTAAGCAGCGTAAAAGTAAACTGTGGAAAGGAGCTGGCTCTTCGCACCGTGTCTCCCGTTCTTTCTTCTCGGACCACTTCAAGGAGCAGCGACTCCCTTTCTGAAGCGCCTTCGGAAAGTGAATGCAATGAGTCTCTAATCAAGGGAAGTTCTTCCCACACCAAGAGCCCCTCAATCCTTCCCGAGGCGTACGGACCTGGGAGTTGTACTGATGATGATCCTGCAGGCCCAGGGGTGCATGGGCAAATAACTAGATCGTCTTCCCCTGAATATGATGCTGTGCAATTACGTGCGTCGGAGGAAGAATATTCCCAGGACAGCGTCTTCTCTGATCAAAGCAGCAAGAGCTCTAACAAAGCGCAACACAATGAAGATGACGTAGAAGGTTCCACGTATGATGTATGCGGTTTTATAGACCAAGATCATGAATTAGCTGCAGAGTCTTGTGATATCACTGAGTCGGCTTATTCAGAAGTTGTTCATTCTCATGAGGATTCAGACAATGGACAACATCTTTATGACCAGCAGGAGAGGACTTTGGTGGAATGTGGGGGGCAAAGAAGCAGCCAAACACATTTGGATGTTCATATGGAAGAAGAACACGACCTTGCAAAATCAGATGGTTTAACTTACTCAGATGTACAGACCAATAATCCGGACATTTCCAGGGACGCTGATCTTGACATGAAGAAGCAGGTGGCTGATGAAATGTGTAAACAGATCCCTGAAAAAGTACATCGTTTGGAAGGAGATTGTATAAATGGACTTGTGGAAAATCAGGAAGAACTTGGTTCTGCGGGTTTATTGAGTTTAAATGTAGAATTCTCACAGGATAGCAACTTATCTGTTCAGGACAGTGAGGACTCCTGTAATTCCCATTCTGTCTGTGAaaagtcactggatacaattaaAGACTCCCCGCTACACCCAGCATGTAAACCAAGTAACGAAGATCAAGGCGATGCTCGCACCGAAACTTCCAGACGTAATGAATCACATGCTTTTATAGACCGAGACCATGAAAACAAACGGTCTATAGACGCTGTGACTGGCGGTAGGGCTGAGGCGACTCGTTCAGAAAAAAGTTCTGTACAGAAATCTCCTGACCTTTCAGACCCCATCCATGAAAAAGGATTCTCCGATGAGCAGAAGACCTCTTTGGGGGCAGATATGAGACTGATTAGTAGCGATGTAAATACGGATTACTGCATGGAAGTAGAGAAACAGATCATGACATTTGAGCGTGTTGCTAACATAGAGGTACAGCCTAATAAACCAGCTAATGGAGATACTTCCATGGACGCTGATCTTGGCATGAAGAAGCAGGTGGCTGATGAAATGTGCATGCAGATCCCTGAAAAAGTACATCGTTTGGAAGGAGATTGTTTAAATGGacttgtggaaaatggggaagcacAGCACATTGTTCCGTGGCGTTCCTCTGAGGCGGAGGCTACAAGACTGAGTTCAAATCATGAATTCCCCCAAAATAGCAACTTACCTGTTCAGATCAGCGAGAGCTCCTCTAATTTACATTCTTGCTGTGAAAATCCATCAAGTACAAATAAAGACGACTCTCTACCAGCCACGTGTAAAACACCTAATGAAAGGCAACCCGGTGCCAACATAAATACTCCTTCCCGTAATGTATCATCATATGCTTCTAACGCCGGGGACTGTGGGAAGGAAAAGGCCGCAGAAGCTGTGTCTGCTGATGTGACACAGTGTCCAGATATCACTTTATATCACCCTTATCCAGAATGCACCACGGAAAAAAGAGCCTCATGCCAGAAAGGAAAGGGTTTGGTGGCAAATAGTAACCAAGCAAATCTGAGCAACCATATGGCCGCGGGAAATCATCAGCTCATGAAATCAGAGGGTGTTACTAGCTCAGGTCGGAAGACTAGTGATACAGATAACCAAGGTGCACCCGTGGGTGCGGATACAGGCAGCAAGGAGGAAAGGACTAATGTAGATTACAGCAACATGCCTCAAAAACTACATCACTCACTTATCTTGAAATATGAGAAGGTTTCACAGCCCGTAGAAGAAAATGAAACACATGCTCAAGAATTTAGCAAAATGTACAATCCAGATTCTGAGCACGATGCCAGGGGGCGGCCTCTATCTTATCCGGAGGCTCCAGATTCTGAGCACGATGCAGGACGGCGGCCTCTATCTTATCCGGAGGCTCCAGATTCTGAGCACGATGCAGGACGGCGGCCTCTATCTTATCCGGAGGCTCCAGATTCTGAGCACGATGCAGTGGGGCGGCCTCTATCTTATCCGGAGGCTCCAGATTCTGAGCACGATGCAGGACGGCGGCCTCTATCTTATCCGGAGGCTCCAGATTCTGAGCACGATGCAGTGGGGCGGCCTCTATCTTATCCGGAGGCTCCAGATTCTGAGCACGATGCAGTGGGGCGGCCTCTTGCTTCTCCGGAGGCTCCAGATTCTGAGCACGATGCAGTGGGGCGGCCTCTATCTTCTCCGGAGGCTCCAGATTCTGAGCACGATGCAGTGGGGCGGCCTCTTGCTTCTCCGGAGGCTCCAGATTCTGAGCACGATGCAGTGGGGCGGCCTCTTGCTTCTCCGGAGGCTCCAGATTCTGAGCTCGATGCAGGACGGCGGCCTCTATCTTATCCGGAGGCTCATGATATTCATGTAAATCCTTCTCTTAATCACAGCCCCCTACTGTCTGCTCCGGCTGTTGAAGATTTAATGCAGGGAGAACCAGGAGATGCATCACTAAACCAGAAAGAGAATGTAATTCATGCCAAAGCTAGGAACACCTTCTTACAAGAGATGTATTTGGAAGGTAATGGTATTACAGAGGATAGTATTGatggaaatgtgtctttaaaccAGAAGCCGATCGATCCTTTAATTTATGACGGGATGGATGCATCCTGCAGGAATGAGGTTTCTTGTCCAGCAGTGCAGAGTCACAATGGCGATATGAACACCAAACGTGGGCGGGAGATGGCAGGATTGGGAAGCGTTTATCAGCCCTCCACAGATGACCGTCCAGGGTCAACATATTCAGAAGTTCAATTGGAGACGGCTCCTACGGCTGATGATAATCATCCCAACGATGAAAGGATGTACACAGGTGAAGATGAATTCGCAGTTAGTAATAACTTGTTTAGTGGCATGGAAGAGTCAGAATGTCCGGGCGATTTCAAGTCCATCCCTACTGACGTCGCCGGGGAAGTTAAACGCGCTTTCGGTTCCACTGCAAACACAGGATGGTCTCGGGGTCTTCATAAAGCAGGAGGTGTAAAACGTAATGTGCAGGGGGACAACGCTGGGTGCCCCATTAGTAAAAGTACCACACACGTCTTCCTTAGGAGTGATCACGTATCTCCTCTTGATGAGTCTTCTCCAGCAGCTCAGGTGTCGGTTTTAGGTGAGCGAATGGCCTTAGTGAGAGAATTAAAGGAGGAGATTCCAGATGAAGCGTTCCTCGTTCCGGTCAGCTCTGAGAAGGACACTGAGCAGGATTTACATTTCACGGTCTTAGAAGGTCAGGTCACAGCTGCTAAAAATGATATAGAAGATACATTCTCTCAGACAATAGATGCTGATTTTGAAGATTTGTGTGAAGAAATGACCTGTTTCTCTCCACCATGTGAGGCCGCGAAGAAATTAGAAGTATCCGATTCAAGAGCCGAATCTTCCGCAGGTAAACGAGAGAGATCTGAAAAGTCTCCCACAGCTGGGTCGTGCGATGGTTCTTCTTTGAATACCCAAATGTCCCATTATACAGGGGTGCATCATCGTCAGAGTATTGATTGCGTCCAATCTGAAAAGTCATACAGAGATCATGATAAAGACGACACAGAGACAAAAACTCTCTTAGCAGTAGATAGGAAAAAGTGGATATCCTGTTCAGATCGCAGGAAAGCTGCCCCAGTGGAAGATAACTTTGCACAAGTTGTTGATGCGTGGAACGAGGGAGCCGCTGAGCTGCCGGAGGCCGCTGTGGTCTGTGAAAGTTCTTGTCTGGACACACGTGTCAAGCCGGTCAGTACGGACATGCAGACGTCTGCCAGTGAGCGGCTCAAAGAAGAATTCGTGATTTCTCCCTTCGGACACATTAATGCAACTGCTGAAGATGATGGAAAACTGGCAGAAAAACAATTTTCTCACATGTTGGGTAATGCTGATGGTTCTGAGGAGAAAGTGAATATGGATCTGGAATGTACTGATAACGAATCAAGAAAAGAAAACACTGTTCGTGAATTCCCCACGGATTTACCTGGTCAGGTGCAAAATTGCAATTTAAATCTGCAGAAAGCGACCGTGACCCAACCGGAAACATTTGTTCAGAGGGACAGAAATAACGTGATGGAGAAAACAGGTCTGGACAAGAGTTTAACCCAAACAGATGCATCTTGTCCCCTTTCGGGTAATGAACAAGAAGTGGAAAATGTAGAATTGAATGATTGTAATGTGGGCGATATAACAGCATTTCACAATGGTAACATTCACGCGGATGGTGATGAAAACCTGAGTGACACGGAGAAGGCCAGAATAAAAGAAGAGTGGGCGCTGGCGAGCAGAGTGGATGTCGGGAGTGCCGTTACGGTGCAGGAATCTCCTAACCAATGGGGTTGGATCACAGATAATATTGAAGAGCAAAGTCCTTTCGCAAAAGAAGATATTGATAAAAGGTACAACCACCCTCCGTTGTCCGTTAAGGGTGGCGATGACCATCCTGCTCATCTTCAGGGCAATGCGAGCTCTGGCTCTGTACAACAGAAAGGTGATCACAACTTAACCattgaaagaaaagaaaatatggaGGAGATTGAAGTTGAAGATTTGAGTGCAAAATCATTTGAGTCAAATTGgattgagagggataaagtggaACCATTTGTAAATTTGGGCGTGATGGGGAAAGATGAGATTGAGGATGGAAGCAATTCTTCATCTGGTAATGCAGGGTGTCCTATTCCACACAGGTTACAGAAGGGCTGTATGAGTGAAGACCAGAGAGAAATGCCCTTGACGTCTTTGTCACCACATTTTGACATTCAGAAAGATTCGGCATCACAAGAGATTACCAGAGACATGGATGGTAACACTTCTGAAGTGTCAGATTTAGCAGAAACAGATTCATTTGGTAAAGCCTCAAAGTTTCATCTTTCAGGCTCCAAAATATTGGACAATAATTCAGGAGAGCAATGTTTGGTCAGAGATTTCAATGAACACACAAATGTGGAACAAATGCATCCTCAGTCGGAAGGCTTTGACAGTGTAGAGGTTAATAAAGCAACGAATAACAAAGGAAGTCAACCGGAGCAAGAGACCAtaagggagggagaagaggaagcTGTTACTGAGCAGGTAGCTGAGAAATGCTTTGAAGAAAGCACAGATCagatctcctctgggacagatgaTGATGGGATATTGTCCAGCCTTTCACCAATGTCTTTTGTTTTCTCCAACAATAGCTCAGCTCGTTGGGAACATAGCACTGTACAGGAATCTGAAGGTAGAAATTGTTCGGAGACTAAGTGTAAAAGTCCAGTTGGTTTTCATAAAGACGCGCTTCATATGAACAGTGTGGATCCTGGCCAAACACATTCATGTTACAAGGAACAATTGGAGAAGCAGCCACAAGTGAGTGAAGGGGAATCTTCATATGAATTTCATATTGTGGATGTCCGTAGCCTCTCCCATGTTGAAGAAAGTGAGCCAGCGTTGGATAAGGTTATGAAGGAAAATACCCGCTCAGACGTAGCTGTTAAGAAGCCTTGTTTGGATTCAGGTGTGATCACTAATCTGGAACTTGCAGTTGCACGAAAAGGCGAAGGATTGTATAACACGGAGAGTGACTTGGAAAGTGGAGGAATTGTAAAACAAACAGAGGTTATGTCTAAGGTTCTTAAAACAGGCAGCAGCCATGAAAGTGAACAGGTGAGGAGTTTATATAGAGAAGACCATCCAAGACCTGCACTTAACACTCAGACTGATGTTCCACGGAGTGCAGATCATTTGATACAGCGAGTATCTGGTGGATATGATTCTACCCTCCCCCTACATACTAGCAGAGAAACATACAACAGGAGTACTCGAGAAGGTGCTACGAAGCTAAAACGGCATTTTAATGAGTCCGGGATCTGTTTCGTGGAAGAGAAGCAGAATCCTAACAAAAAAAGGTGTCAATTCCAAGCAGAATTAGAAGACAGGACCCAGATTTCCCGTGCCCAAGACGCGCCTTCACACCACCGCAAAGTGGGAAGTAACCAAGCTAAGCTTGTGGGCAGTATGGTTCGTCAGTACTTCAAACACGGAGTCCAGGCTGAACAACTGGTTACATCTGAAGTAACAAGTAATGTAGAGAAACAACATTTGTTAGCTCAACTAGTAATAGACTTTTTTAAAACGCCCAATGATTCAGGAGGTCTAAGGGATGGTTCACCCACAAAACAAAATGTTACCTGTGAACCAAAGTGTGTAAGTTCCTCGTGCGAGCACCCAGAGAAGAAGCATAGCAAGGGCCTTCAGACCGGTGCAGGAAATCCGGGATTATGGGAAACTGGTGAGGAGCAAAGATCTGGTGCAGAAGATACTGCTGACCATGAGGTCTCCTCACCCGGGTCAGACTTGGATAAAGAGCAGCTGTTTCTTGTTCAGATGCCAAAAAGGAAGTTTGAAGACTGTGTTTTAGAGACCGGTCAGTCCGAGGGGTGTCAGCAAGACATTGATACAAAGAGCAAGCCTGGGAAAAGACGAGCGACTTACATGGGGCCAGATGTGACCGGAAGCTCTGAGCCAGATGTGACCGGGAGCTCTGAGCCAGATGTGACCGGAAGCTCTGAGCCAGATGTGACCGGAAGCTCTGAGCCAGATGTGACCGGAAGCTCTGAGCCAGATGTGACCGGAAGCTCTGAGCCAGATGTGACCGGAAGCTCTGAACCAGAACTAAGACCCGGAGCTCACGATAATGTTTTAATAGATGTCCGTGGTCTTCAGCCACTGGATTTAATTGGTTCTTTGCAATTGTCTGACAGAGTCTCTAATTCTTTCAAGAATTCAGAGAAAGTCCAGAATAATTCTTTACCACAATGTCCTCCTAGCACTGCAGAGGGAGCGCagcctgtatgtgtaacacacactaCCCCTAGCACTGCAGAGGCAGTGCagcctgtatgtgtaacacacactaCTCCTAGCACTGCAGAGGGAGTGCagcctgtatgtgtaacacacactaCCCCTAGCACTGCAGAGGGAGTGCagcctgtatgtgtaacacacactaCCCCTAGCACTGCAGAGGGAGCGCagcctgtatgtgtaacacacactaCTCCTAGCCCTGCAGAGGCAGCGCagcct AGGGAGCGCagcctgtatgtgtaa